In Pedobacter sp. W3I1, one DNA window encodes the following:
- a CDS encoding DUF5008 domain-containing protein has protein sequence MLTNIKYKFKLFLFGAIGLTTAIVSCQKEKGLTEDPYAGGKKPLDLTFISKTIEPDVVSPGDVLSVRVKGLNKYISDFKVYVNEIEAEVVPASTNDSTLTFKVPLTASTGSMWITSQGQSFFGPIVKVGGKLSVDANWKVVNGATNNTNGFGNSSIYDIEALPGGNFFLGGAFNDFELKGTEKLPIGGIAQILGDGTYSTSGVSFGKGVGGAEKYINSITRIQTGTQAGKYIIGGSFTSFNSTRTNRQTLNNVARLNTNGSLDSLILRDVINPKPQETYKNGDTVSAFNAGVDGAVRKTFVFNEQVYLVGNFNNYKRMYLPNSSYDEKVYDNTRMRQMVRVNMDGTMDSTFHYNKSTRQSAIGANGVILDAMMQTDGKLILVGTFSTFNGVQANRIVRINLDGSVDNSFNVGSGANSDILSIRYNATTNKIVIGGSFTSFNGKAASGLNLLNADGSNVTTFNGQAVTGGITNFVGQLNNGKIIVAGSFNKYGDYLRQGFMVLEANGQLAVGYNNTGGFQGFIYDMVETTISNGSQVILVGNILRFNGTLPHNLLRLNFSN, from the coding sequence ATGTTAACTAACATAAAATATAAATTTAAGCTGTTTTTGTTTGGAGCCATAGGCTTAACAACGGCTATTGTTTCTTGCCAAAAAGAAAAAGGACTTACCGAAGACCCTTATGCCGGAGGGAAGAAACCATTGGATCTTACCTTTATTTCTAAAACAATTGAACCAGATGTTGTAAGTCCTGGTGATGTTTTAAGCGTAAGGGTAAAAGGACTGAATAAATACATCAGCGATTTTAAGGTGTATGTAAATGAAATTGAAGCCGAAGTGGTTCCTGCATCTACAAACGACAGTACCTTAACTTTCAAGGTTCCGCTAACGGCCAGTACAGGCAGTATGTGGATTACCTCACAAGGGCAAAGTTTTTTTGGTCCAATAGTAAAAGTAGGTGGCAAACTAAGTGTTGATGCCAACTGGAAAGTAGTTAATGGGGCAACAAATAATACCAATGGCTTTGGTAATAGCTCCATATATGATATTGAGGCATTACCAGGTGGTAACTTTTTCCTGGGTGGCGCGTTTAACGATTTTGAATTAAAAGGAACCGAAAAGCTACCCATTGGAGGCATAGCCCAAATTTTGGGAGATGGTACATACTCAACGAGTGGCGTTAGTTTTGGCAAAGGAGTTGGTGGGGCTGAGAAGTATATCAACTCGATTACCAGGATCCAAACCGGAACCCAGGCAGGTAAATATATTATCGGCGGAAGTTTTACCAGCTTTAATTCTACACGTACAAACCGCCAAACGTTGAACAATGTGGCCAGGTTAAACACTAATGGAAGCTTAGATAGTTTGATCCTCAGGGATGTAATTAACCCAAAACCACAGGAAACGTATAAAAATGGTGATACTGTGAGTGCCTTTAATGCCGGTGTGGATGGCGCTGTTAGAAAAACCTTTGTATTTAATGAACAGGTTTATTTGGTAGGCAACTTTAATAACTACAAACGCATGTATCTGCCAAATTCTAGTTATGATGAGAAGGTTTACGATAATACGAGGATGCGCCAGATGGTAAGGGTAAATATGGATGGTACCATGGATTCTACTTTCCATTATAACAAATCTACCCGTCAAAGTGCTATAGGTGCGAACGGTGTTATCTTAGATGCTATGATGCAAACAGACGGGAAATTAATCTTAGTAGGCACTTTCAGCACGTTTAATGGGGTACAGGCCAATAGAATTGTAAGGATTAACCTGGATGGCAGCGTTGATAATAGCTTTAACGTAGGCTCGGGTGCCAATAGCGATATTCTTTCCATTAGATACAACGCTACCACGAATAAAATTGTGATAGGAGGTTCCTTTACGAGTTTTAATGGTAAAGCGGCCTCGGGTCTTAATCTGTTAAATGCTGATGGCTCTAATGTAACTACCTTTAATGGCCAGGCGGTAACAGGTGGCATTACTAATTTTGTTGGCCAGCTTAACAACGGAAAAATAATTGTAGCCGGCTCTTTTAATAAATATGGCGATTATCTGCGCCAGGGTTTTATGGTATTGGAAGCCAATGGACAGTTGGCGGTTGGCTATAACAATACAGGTGGTTTTCAAGGTTTTATTTACGATATGGTAGAAACCACGATCTCAAATGGCTCGCAGGTAATTTTAGTGGGCAATATTCTACGTTTCAATGGTACGTTGCCCCACAACCTGTTGCGTCTTAATTTTTCTAATTGA
- a CDS encoding fasciclin domain-containing protein produces the protein MMMKNYKTLLFSLICVLSVLTGCKKYYMETGVHEAKYNGNMMQYMEEKKPFFDSTLTVIKLAGLADVVSKENITFFAPPSGSIFKSIKRLNIELRVTGKDTVSQLSQIKPAVWKNILSQYIFKGASRLKDYPQRDTLSYLAFPGQGYTSYGGRIMNVGVIFNDAVVLSDKGEVLSRVAYAGYRQLYLAYIPDLSNPQVSLVNIPVATSDIQPTNGVLHVLNKIQHNFGFNTNVFIEQAISAGINPPTP, from the coding sequence ATGATGATGAAAAATTATAAAACACTGCTGTTTTCACTAATCTGTGTATTATCAGTTTTAACCGGCTGCAAAAAATACTATATGGAAACGGGGGTTCATGAGGCAAAATATAATGGAAATATGATGCAGTACATGGAAGAAAAGAAACCGTTTTTCGATTCGACTTTAACGGTTATTAAACTGGCTGGTTTAGCTGACGTAGTAAGCAAAGAGAATATTACATTTTTTGCGCCACCAAGTGGATCCATCTTTAAATCTATCAAGCGCTTGAACATCGAATTAAGGGTAACGGGTAAAGATACCGTTTCCCAATTATCGCAGATAAAACCGGCGGTATGGAAGAATATACTTTCGCAATATATCTTCAAAGGCGCCAGCCGCTTAAAAGATTATCCACAGCGCGATACTTTATCTTATCTCGCTTTCCCTGGCCAGGGTTATACTTCCTATGGTGGCAGGATCATGAATGTAGGGGTGATCTTTAATGACGCAGTGGTGCTCAGCGATAAAGGAGAAGTACTTTCGAGGGTGGCTTATGCTGGTTACCGTCAATTGTATCTAGCCTATATTCCCGATCTGTCCAATCCACAGGTATCATTGGTCAATATTCCGGTCGCCACATCTGATATACAGCCCACCAATGGTGTATTACATGTATTAAATAAAATCCAGCATAATTTCGGCTTTAATACAAATGTTTTTATCGAGCAGGCCATATCTGCAGGTATTAATCCACCAACACCATAG
- a CDS encoding RagB/SusD family nutrient uptake outer membrane protein has product MKNTKYIILFAALVFTTVGCKKFLNVTPIEAQSGNNFWKTREDVEGFTNGIYARLKSKVAGTPTFFNEDDRAFFPALEVRGNNVVASGISGDGSTIFNSLANNNMKAIVASSGRFSDMMKNIMSWKEWYDVVAASNILYFEVDKVPSSSLPDADKKRYKAEAVFLRNLSYMFICKLFGDAVYYTDAYHSSPLGRTPQVTVMNRCIADMTTAKADLPSAYNDATSNGFRPTKASAVALLMHLNMWAAAWDTDVKTKYYEAVKTLATELDTYSNYKILPITPANTLKIFKGRSSENLFGILQEFNYGEGFSLTAGYSYYFSHFPYQGNVTKTSSSMYYASNYMRKLYPPGSPDARITTWFENYDAQSGSFQFKKFANTYTTGSGNAISVTSDDSAIIFRLPDCYLLTAEALAELGDESGARDFANRVTIAANAPLIIQDGQDLKDEIYRERCRELIGEGQFYFDLVRTKRVISSDFTGSPMSVANLNAGAWTWPLTITAAERSANPNLIGNNFWN; this is encoded by the coding sequence ATGAAAAATACAAAATATATAATCCTGTTTGCCGCACTGGTATTTACCACAGTTGGTTGCAAAAAGTTTTTAAATGTGACACCCATCGAAGCACAAAGTGGGAACAACTTTTGGAAAACACGCGAAGATGTAGAGGGATTTACAAACGGCATTTACGCAAGGTTAAAATCAAAAGTGGCAGGTACGCCCACTTTCTTTAATGAGGACGACCGGGCATTCTTCCCCGCATTAGAAGTCCGGGGTAATAATGTAGTTGCAAGTGGTATCAGTGGTGATGGTTCTACCATTTTTAATTCATTGGCCAACAACAATATGAAAGCTATTGTTGCCAGTAGCGGAAGGTTTAGTGATATGATGAAAAACATCATGAGCTGGAAAGAATGGTACGATGTGGTCGCAGCATCAAATATTTTATACTTCGAAGTAGATAAGGTGCCATCATCGAGTTTGCCAGATGCTGATAAAAAAAGATATAAAGCCGAGGCTGTATTCTTACGTAACCTGAGTTATATGTTTATCTGCAAGTTATTTGGTGATGCCGTTTATTACACTGATGCCTACCATAGCAGCCCATTAGGCAGAACACCACAAGTAACCGTAATGAACAGGTGTATTGCAGATATGACTACGGCAAAAGCCGATTTGCCATCTGCTTACAACGATGCTACATCTAATGGTTTCAGACCTACCAAGGCATCGGCAGTTGCACTTTTAATGCATTTAAATATGTGGGCCGCCGCCTGGGATACCGATGTTAAAACAAAATATTACGAAGCCGTAAAAACATTGGCCACCGAACTGGATACTTACAGCAATTACAAGATACTGCCCATTACACCTGCAAATACATTAAAGATTTTTAAAGGAAGGAGCAGTGAAAACCTGTTCGGCATTTTACAGGAATTTAACTATGGAGAAGGCTTTTCGTTAACGGCGGGCTACTCTTATTATTTTTCACACTTTCCGTATCAAGGTAATGTAACCAAAACATCAAGTTCAATGTATTACGCAAGCAACTATATGCGTAAGCTTTATCCCCCGGGTTCTCCTGATGCCAGGATAACCACCTGGTTCGAGAATTACGATGCTCAATCTGGATCCTTCCAGTTTAAAAAATTCGCGAATACCTATACAACAGGATCAGGTAATGCGATATCGGTAACAAGTGATGATAGCGCCATTATTTTCAGGTTGCCTGATTGCTATTTATTAACTGCCGAAGCCCTGGCCGAACTTGGTGATGAAAGTGGAGCAAGAGATTTTGCGAATAGGGTAACCATAGCTGCAAACGCACCCCTTATTATCCAGGATGGACAGGATTTGAAGGATGAAATTTATAGGGAAAGATGCAGGGAACTGATTGGTGAAGGACAATTCTATTTTGACCTGGTCAGAACGAAAAGAGTAATCAGTTCCGATTTCACCGGATCGCCAATGTCGGTAGCTAATCTAAACGCAGGGGCGTGGACATGGCCATTAACCATTACTGCTGCCGAGCGTAGTGCGAACCCAAATTTAATCGGTAATAATTTTTGGAACTAA